From the Candidatus Aminicenantes bacterium genome, one window contains:
- a CDS encoding DUF6326 family protein, with amino-acid sequence MTDKKTAEMKDRKAILSTLWAFVTVNYLYCDVMALMDPTILKQFMAGYAGGFRITQGFLLGAALLMEIPMAMILLSRVLKHGANRRANIIAGIIMTAVQIASLFAGTSTLYYRFFSIIEIGCTSLIVWFAWKWSNPRDSQTTQN; translated from the coding sequence ATGACAGACAAAAAGACAGCCGAAATGAAAGATAGGAAAGCAATACTTTCAACTCTATGGGCATTTGTGACGGTTAATTATCTTTATTGTGATGTGATGGCGTTGATGGACCCCACGATATTAAAGCAGTTTATGGCGGGATACGCGGGAGGTTTTCGCATCACTCAGGGATTTTTGCTGGGAGCCGCACTATTAATGGAAATTCCGATGGCCATGATTCTCCTGTCCCGGGTATTGAAGCATGGAGCAAATCGTCGGGCAAACATCATCGCAGGGATAATAATGACGGCCGTTCAAATCGCATCGTTGTTTGCCGGAACCTCAACCCTTTATTACCGGTTTTTTTCAATCATAGAAATTGGGTGCACTTCGCTGATTGTCTGGTTTGCCTGGAAGTGGTCCAACCCTCGAGACAGTCAAACTACACAAAACTGA